CGATGAAGACAAAATCCGTCAGGGCCGCACCGTAGACCGCATACCCGGCGCAGCGGCCCAGGATGGCGGTGATCTGCGGAACGACCCCGGAAGCCAGGGTATTGCTGTAAAAAACCGACAGCGCATAGGAGGTCTTGTCCGCCCCTTCCTGGATTCTCCCCCCGGATGAATCGTTCAGCTGGATCAAAGGGGATCCGTTTTTCACGGCCTGATCGATGGTCAGGGACATTTTGCGAATATGAGAGCTGGAGCCCGATCCACCCATGATCAGGCTGTCATTGGCCGTTACGTAGACCCTCTGGTTGTCGACGTTTCCCCACCCCACGATCGCCCCGTCTCCCGGATAGCGCTTGCGGTCTAAGCCGAAATCCCGGCCTATGGTCTCGGCAAATGGATACTGTTCGCAGAATGTGCCCGGGTCGAGAAGCGCCTCGATCCGCTCCCGGGCGGTTAATAACCCTTTCTGGTGGACCTCGGCAATTTTTTGTTCTCCGGCTGTTACCTTGGCCTGAGCCCGCCGTTCCCGCAATTCTTTAATCGCCTCTTGCATGCCCGCATCTTTAGCCAATTCCCTACCTCCTGTATTCTGTTTATCGACTCGATGCCTTGGGGCACCCGTATTCCTCACGGATGCCGGACTATCTTCCTTACCCTTCCCAGCTCAAAACCCGGGCGATTAAATCGCCGAGATCGTCTAACAGGGACTTTTAAATACCTTGGGGAAGTCCAACTCCCTTCCCTGGGTTGCCATCTTTAGGGAGGCCGACTCCAGATCGATCCTTTTCCCCAGGGCTCATTGCTTGTCCTCCTGTCAAGTTTCGAGGATGCAGCCAAGCTCCATGATCAACCTCTGCCAATGACCGACTTAAGAAATCAGCCTATCGGCAAAAGGATTGGAGTTCTTGGGAATGAAGAAAATCTTCAAGTACGCTGCGGAGATGCTCGGACATCCGCTTCTCCGCTTGGTTTCCATCTCTATTTTTTCAATGGCGGCAAAGATTAAAACGTGCTCTTTATGTGATTTGGCCACTCGCCCTAAAATGAGACTGGCTATTTTTCGGTAACGATCAAGATGGTTTCTAAGGGTTGAGTAAGCTTGGACGATTCTTTCATTTTTGGTTGTGGTGAGGAGAAAATCGTGAAATTTGGTGTTGGCAGTAAAACAGCGTTTTACATCGCCCCGGCGCAAAGCTTCTTCAGCCTCCCTAAGAATTTCTTTCGCCCCCTGGGGTTCCAATTCGGAATAATTTTCGCTGAGAACCTTTACCGAGAATCTCTCGAGAGCTTCACGGAGCTGGAAGATTTCGTGGATATTCTTCCGGCTGATCTCCGTTACAAAGCACCCTTTAAAGGGAACCGTGTAGACCAACCCATCCTGTTCGAGAAGCATGAGAGCCTCCCGGATGGGAGACTTGCTAACCCCCAATTCTTCTGCTAAGCGCTGTTCAACCAATTGTTCATTGGGAGAAAGGGATAATTCGATAATG
This region of Deltaproteobacteria bacterium genomic DNA includes:
- a CDS encoding GntR family transcriptional regulator produces the protein MGKISDVQLLKDKVYEVIKKSIIELSLSPNEQLVEQRLAEELGVSKSPIREALMLLEQDGLVYTVPFKGCFVTEISRKNIHEIFQLREALERFSVKVLSENYSELEPQGAKEILREAEEALRRGDVKRCFTANTKFHDFLLTTTKNERIVQAYSTLRNHLDRYRKIASLILGRVAKSHKEHVLIFAAIEKIEMETKRRSGCPSISAAYLKIFFIPKNSNPFADRLIS